A stretch of the Panicum virgatum strain AP13 chromosome 9N, P.virgatum_v5, whole genome shotgun sequence genome encodes the following:
- the LOC120690198 gene encoding protein SRG1-like isoform X1, producing the protein MEKEAPRNYDKIVNRDEITDAAAAAFANAGHQVPERYVRTEEVFDGVVVGEDERYELPVVAMARLLDPESAALEIGKLGDACRNWGFFQLTNHGVDQEVIQRMKDSTVQFFSSPLETKKKVAVRENGFEGFGHHYSRESGGKLDWAESVILITQPPQDRNMEMWPTSPPPFRSALEVYSVEMIGLAMKLLGFMAADLGVEREALVGAFTGRRQSMAIHHYPPCPHREKVMGITPHTDGLGLTLLLHVDDTPGLQIRKGGRWFPVRPLPGAFVVNVADILDVLSNGAYRSVEHRVLPDAERARTTVVIFQEAAVGGLVVAPLPGLVAKGGGARYRSIGVEEYIKGNFNALAEGTRFIESLRI; encoded by the exons ATGGAGAAAGAGGCTCCTCGCAACTACGACAAGATCGTCAACAGGGATGAGATCACggatgccgcggcggcggcgttcgccAACGCCGGCCATCAGGTCCCGGAGAGGTACGTCCGGACCGAGGAGGTCTTcgacggcgtcgtcgtcggcgaggaCGAGCGCTACGAGCTGCCGGTCGTCGCCATGGCCAGGCTCCTTGACCCGGAGTCGGCGGCGCTCGAGATCGGGAAGCTTGGGGACGCTTGCAGGAACTGGGGCTTCTTTCAG CTGACAAACcatggagttgaccaagaaGTGATCCAGCGAATGAAAGACAGCACCGTGCAGTTCTTCAGCTCGCCGCTGGAGACCAAGAAGAAAGTGGCGGTCCGGGAGAACGGCTTCGAAGGATTCGGGCACCACTACAGCAGGGAATCAGGAGGTAAGCTGGACTGGGCAGAGAGCGTGATCCTCATCACGCAGCCACCCCAAGACAGGAACATGGAGATGTGGCCTACTAGCCCTCCCCCATTTAG GAGCGCGCTTGAGGTGTACTCGGTGGAGATGATCGGTCTCGCGATGAAGCTCCTGGGCTTCATGGCGGCCGACCTCGGGGTGGAGCGGGAGGCGCTCGTCGGCGCCTTCACCGGGAGGCGGCAGAGCATGGCGATCCACCACTACCCCCCCTGCCCGCACCGGGAGAAGGTGATGGGCATCACGCCGCACACCGACGGGCTCGGCCTGACGCTGCTGCTGCACGTGGACGACACGCCGGGCCTGCAGATCAGGAAGGGCGGCCGGTGGTTCCCGGTGCGGCCGCTGCCGGGCGCCTTCGTCGTCAACGTCGCCGACATCCTCGACGTCCTGAGCAACGGCGCGTACAGGAGCGTCGAGCACCGGGTGCTGCCGGACGCCGAGAGGGCCCGCACCACCGTCGTGATATTCCAGGAGGCCGCCGTCGGGGGGCTTGTGGTGGCGCCGCTGCCggggcttgtggccaagggagGCGGGGCGCGCTATAGATCCATCGGCGTCGAGGAGTATATCAAGGGGAACTTCAACGCGCTGGCTGAAGGCACACGCTTCATCGAGAGCCTCAGGATCTAG
- the LOC120690198 gene encoding thymidine kinase-like isoform X2: protein MRHRSPTQLIGRTVPILKPTQSNLSHSIFPKKNSKKVFGTRRHPVHTTNPATMRSICAMRSLLTAAAAASAPTVLRASAFPPRPQLRSLPFRRGRAAGNMLGTARSVSAAARSRIGGGGSAMEARAVQSGEIHVIVGPMFAGKTTALLRRVQAEAGSGRTVALIKSDKDNRYGLDSVVTHDGTKMACWALSELSNFHDKLGIEAYDKVDVIGIDEAQFFDDLYDFCCKAADRDGKIVVVAGLDGDYKRKKFGSVLDIVPLADSVTKLTARCELCGRRAFFTLRKTQETKTELIGGADVYMPVCRQHYMDGQVVIEATRIVLDLDRSTVTAQTLK, encoded by the exons ATGCGCCACCGCTCACCTACCCAGTTGATTGGAAGAACCGTTCCAATTTTGAAGCCGACCCAGTCCAATCTCAGCCACTCaatttttcctaaaaaaaattcaaagaaaGTATTCGGCACCCGCCGGCACCCCGTCCACACTACAAATCCCGCCACCATGCGCTCCATTTGCGCCATGAGGTCCCTGCtcaccgctgccgctgccgcttccGCCCCCACCGTCCTCCGCGCCAGCGCTTTCCCACCGCGGCCGCAGCTCCGCTCTCTACCTTTCCGCCGGGGTCGTGCCGCCGGAAACATGCTGGGCACGGCGAGGTCAGTCTCTGCGGCGGCCCGGTCGCGaatcggcggtggcggctctgcGATGGAGGCCCGGGCGGTACAGTCCGGCGAGATCCATGTCATCGTTGGTCCCATGTTCGCCGGCAAGACCACCGCGCTCCTCCGCCGGGTTCAGGCCGAGGCCGGCAGTGGAAG GACTGTGGCGCTCATAAAGTCTGACAAAGACAACCGCTATGGATTGGATTCTGTTGTCACTCATGACGGCACAAAGATGGCGTGCTGGGCCTTATCAGAGCTGTCAAATTTCCATGACAAATTAGGAATTGAGGCTTACGATAAG GTAGATGTTATAGGTATTGATGAAGCCCAGTTCTTTGATGATCTTTACGATTTCTGCTGCAAAGCTGCAGACCGTGATGGAAAAATTGTAGTTGTTGCAGGGCTAGATGGTGACTACAAAAG GAAAAAGTTTGGCTCAGTTCTGGATATTGTTCCCCTGGCTGACTCAGTCACCAAGCTAACAGCACGGTGTGAGTTGTGTGGTCGCCGGGCATTCTTCACATTGAGGAAGACACAAGAAACTAAGACTGAATTAATTGGAGGAGCTGATGTTTATATGCCCGTGTGTAGACAACACTACATGGATGGGCAGGTTGTTATAGAGGCCACAAGGATTGTACTGGACCTTGACAGATCCACCGTGACAGCGCAAACTCTGAAATAG